One window from the genome of Bacilli bacterium encodes:
- a CDS encoding ABC transporter permease — protein sequence MKFRFQRKFLSIPYVLFLILFVVLPILLIIYYAFSDKNGMISFANAVNFFSNPDKLEVLFISLIFGLMNTVFCLLIGYPLAMLLANRKFNKNVVIVMMFIMPMWINFVIRTWATRDVLSWLGIGGGKYPEMATIIGLVYNYLPFALLPLYTTMLKMDKSQIEASYDLGANPRQTFFRVIIPMTTPGIASAITMVFMPTISSYVIADILSENKVTLFGKYIQIYFNNANYNDGSFLALIMLLLIVVSSIISKKISKGDNEGGQASIW from the coding sequence ATGAAATTTAGGTTTCAAAGGAAGTTCTTATCGATTCCTTACGTCCTATTTTTAATTCTCTTCGTAGTTCTTCCGATTTTATTGATTATCTACTATGCATTTAGCGATAAGAACGGAATGATTTCCTTTGCCAATGCGGTTAACTTTTTCAGTAATCCCGACAAGCTTGAAGTCCTCTTCATATCGCTTATCTTCGGGCTGATGAATACGGTGTTCTGCCTTTTAATCGGCTACCCGTTAGCCATGTTGCTGGCCAATAGAAAATTCAACAAGAACGTCGTCATCGTCATGATGTTCATCATGCCGATGTGGATAAACTTTGTAATTCGTACATGGGCGACACGGGATGTTCTGTCCTGGCTTGGAATCGGGGGCGGAAAGTATCCGGAAATGGCCACGATTATCGGCCTTGTCTATAATTATCTACCATTTGCTCTTCTTCCCTTGTATACCACGATGTTAAAGATGGATAAGAGTCAAATCGAAGCCTCCTATGATCTGGGAGCCAATCCTCGGCAAACTTTTTTTCGGGTCATTATTCCGATGACGACCCCCGGTATTGCCAGCGCGATTACAATGGTGTTTATGCCGACGATATCGAGTTACGTCATTGCCGATATTCTCAGTGAAAATAAAGTCACTCTATTCGGTAAGTATATTCAGATTTATTTCAACAATGCGAACTATAACGATGGCAGTTTTCTCGCTTTGATTATGCTGCTTTTGATTGTGGTTTCCTCGATTATTTCGAAGAAGATCTCGAAAGGTGATAACGAAGGAGGACAGGCATCAATATGGTAA
- a CDS encoding extracellular solute-binding protein: MIKRNSVFSLMMVALSAALALGTNSIAKPAVALKAATKTLRIYNWEDYMYEPEDGDTESPASLVDQFKDYYAASHPGESVDVVYDTFSTNEEMYNIISLGKAQYDLIAPSDYMIQRMIRENMLEKYTYTNDEYTDIPNYSDYGSPYLLDIFKDAGWSEYAVGYMWGTLGLIYNPAGVDVSLDIKSDMQYWNSLWNSDYKNKISIKDSMRDTYFVGITRVYKDELETLASEFKDGTITKNEYNASITEIFNRADDETIAKVGEALTELKNNIYGLEVDSGKNDIVTGKIAINTAWSGDAVYSMNTAEEENNVELYYSIPEEGANIWFDGWVMPKGADTDLAQEFLNFISAPDKAALNMEWIGYTPFIAGDEILSLVHDWYDAADGDASAVDVDLSYFFDGTITDSELSTTIRSDKVNRQLTAQYPSEDEIARCAVMKDFGAANDKVIEMWANFKATKISTLVYVAVGVVLVGGVGAGVFFAQKKKKSKRHSRKKSGK, from the coding sequence ATGATTAAACGTAATTCTGTCTTTTCCCTTATGATGGTAGCCTTAAGCGCTGCCTTGGCCTTGGGAACCAATTCAATAGCAAAGCCGGCGGTGGCCTTAAAAGCCGCGACTAAAACACTGCGCATCTATAACTGGGAAGACTATATGTATGAACCCGAAGATGGCGATACCGAGTCGCCGGCTTCGCTAGTTGATCAGTTTAAAGACTACTATGCCGCTTCCCATCCCGGTGAATCGGTCGACGTAGTTTACGATACTTTTTCTACCAACGAAGAAATGTACAATATTATTTCGCTTGGCAAGGCCCAATATGACTTAATTGCCCCAAGTGATTATATGATTCAGCGCATGATTCGGGAGAACATGCTCGAGAAGTATACCTACACGAATGACGAATACACCGATATACCCAATTATTCCGACTATGGATCCCCGTATCTTTTGGATATTTTTAAGGATGCCGGTTGGTCAGAATATGCGGTCGGTTATATGTGGGGAACTTTAGGATTAATCTATAACCCCGCGGGTGTTGACGTTTCGCTGGATATTAAAAGCGATATGCAATATTGGAATTCCCTTTGGAACAGTGACTATAAGAACAAGATTTCGATTAAAGACAGCATGCGAGATACTTACTTTGTCGGCATAACCCGCGTCTATAAAGATGAACTTGAGACCCTTGCTAGCGAATTTAAGGATGGAACCATCACCAAAAATGAATATAATGCGAGCATTACTGAAATTTTCAATCGAGCGGATGATGAGACAATTGCCAAAGTGGGTGAAGCCTTAACTGAGTTAAAGAACAATATCTATGGACTTGAAGTCGATAGCGGCAAAAACGATATCGTCACCGGAAAGATTGCCATCAATACGGCTTGGTCGGGCGATGCGGTCTATTCGATGAATACAGCCGAGGAAGAAAATAACGTCGAGCTTTATTATTCGATACCGGAAGAGGGAGCGAATATTTGGTTTGATGGTTGGGTGATGCCTAAGGGGGCGGATACGGATTTGGCGCAGGAGTTTTTGAATTTCATTTCCGCGCCCGATAAAGCGGCCCTCAACATGGAATGGATCGGCTACACGCCATTTATTGCGGGGGATGAAATATTAAGTTTAGTACACGATTGGTATGATGCCGCTGATGGTGACGCAAGCGCGGTTGACGTCGACTTAAGCTACTTCTTCGACGGCACGATTACCGATTCGGAATTGTCGACAACCATTCGTTCTGATAAGGTCAATCGGCAACTTACCGCCCAATATCCGAGTGAGGACGAAATTGCCCGCTGCGCGGTTATGAAAGATTTTGGCGCCGCTAACGATAAGGTCATTGAAATGTGGGCAAATTTTAAAGCCACCAAGATTTCGACCTTAGTTTATGTTGCCGTCGGCGTCGTTCTTGTCGGCGGTGTCGGTGCTGGGGTGTTCTTTGCTCAAAAGAAGAAGAAGAGCAAGCGCCACAGCCGGAAAAAGTCAGGCAAGTAA
- a CDS encoding ABC transporter ATP-binding protein, producing the protein MEKKDVIIELTGVSKVYDGTTVVDNFNLYVNKGEFITFLGPSGCGKTTTLRMIAGFEMPTSGKITLNGVDITNLPPYKRPINTVFQRYALFPHLDVYDNIAFGLKLRKVNITNDDGTTSFRKYSEDEIDDKVTRVLKLVDLEEFEDRDVTTLSGGQQQRVAIARAIVNEPEILLLDEPLGALDLKMRKDMQLELKAMHEKLGITFIYVTHDQEEALTMSDTIVVMRDGKIQQIGTPIDIYNEPKNAYVADFIGESNIYNGTMIGSKIVRFIGANHQCVDEFPLNEKVDVVVRPEDVKIGKPGEGNADGIIDTKIFKGIHYEYVVMVGKNEVVVQSTEDYPLKAKVSLTIEPEGIHIMAKELVANVYTDAWINGHNQVMIDDAPFECDVAQLVNNGKIDDDGNVYTTGAKAKKYNFNDADVIAEVPFDAIEIFDNEEDGIVAGEIIQSIYKGDHYQVIIRTKDEEDFVADTPYTWNPQDRVSVKIDPRAVKIKIKGDLGKYEI; encoded by the coding sequence ATGGAAAAAAAGGATGTAATTATTGAACTGACGGGAGTCAGCAAAGTTTATGATGGTACGACCGTCGTCGATAATTTTAATCTTTATGTGAATAAAGGCGAGTTTATTACTTTTCTTGGCCCTTCGGGCTGTGGCAAAACGACGACATTACGGATGATCGCCGGTTTTGAGATGCCAACCAGCGGCAAAATCACGCTTAACGGGGTGGATATTACTAATCTTCCTCCCTACAAGCGTCCGATTAATACCGTTTTCCAAAGATACGCGCTTTTTCCTCATTTAGATGTTTATGACAATATTGCTTTTGGCTTGAAATTACGGAAAGTAAATATAACCAACGATGACGGAACGACCTCTTTCCGCAAATACAGTGAAGATGAGATTGATGACAAGGTGACTCGGGTCTTAAAACTGGTCGATCTCGAAGAATTTGAAGATCGGGATGTGACGACTCTTTCCGGAGGTCAACAACAACGGGTAGCCATTGCTCGGGCCATCGTCAACGAACCGGAAATTTTACTTTTGGACGAACCTCTGGGGGCATTGGACTTAAAAATGCGCAAGGATATGCAGCTTGAATTAAAGGCAATGCATGAAAAACTGGGGATTACATTTATCTACGTAACGCACGATCAGGAAGAGGCATTGACTATGTCGGACACAATCGTGGTTATGCGCGATGGCAAGATTCAACAAATTGGCACGCCGATTGATATCTATAATGAGCCTAAAAACGCTTATGTTGCCGACTTTATCGGTGAGAGTAACATTTATAACGGGACGATGATCGGCTCGAAAATAGTCCGCTTTATTGGGGCTAACCATCAATGTGTCGATGAGTTTCCGCTTAATGAAAAGGTCGATGTCGTGGTTCGGCCGGAAGATGTCAAAATCGGAAAGCCGGGTGAGGGCAATGCCGATGGCATTATCGACACCAAGATATTTAAAGGAATTCACTACGAATACGTGGTGATGGTTGGAAAAAATGAAGTGGTCGTTCAATCGACGGAAGACTATCCGTTAAAGGCCAAAGTCTCCCTTACCATCGAACCGGAAGGAATTCATATCATGGCTAAGGAACTCGTGGCCAACGTTTATACGGATGCTTGGATTAACGGCCATAACCAGGTGATGATTGACGATGCTCCGTTTGAGTGTGATGTCGCCCAATTGGTTAATAATGGCAAAATCGATGATGATGGTAATGTGTATACGACCGGTGCCAAAGCTAAGAAGTACAACTTCAATGATGCGGATGTAATCGCGGAAGTGCCATTTGACGCAATTGAAATTTTTGATAATGAAGAAGATGGAATTGTCGCTGGAGAAATTATTCAGTCTATCTATAAGGGCGATCACTATCAAGTCATTATTCGGACAAAAGATGAAGAAGATTTTGTCGCCGATACGCCTTATACGTGGAATCCGCAAGATCGCGTCAGTGTTAAAATTGATCCCCGGGCCGTCAAAATTAAAATTAAGGGGGACTTAGGAAAATATGAAATTTAG
- a CDS encoding ABC transporter permease, with the protein MVNFFKTEKFKIFLGRFYIFLILAIMYTPVFVLIAFSFTNSSNVGVWNGFTFELYGKLFRNRTIMNAVGNTLLLGVSTGIVATILGTLGAIGTYYSKSRVRKFVEGMTQIPVINAEIVMALSLVILIIVLIGNAFNFLTLLLGHVVLTVAFVYLAVRPRLVKMDPSIYEAALDLGATPTYALFHIIIPEIFPGIVSGFMLAFTLSLDDYIVTAFLRNNSFDTLSTYVEGVIAKANIPPELRALTTLIFIFALLILSLNNLRASREAKTAQFRHKGGRIHD; encoded by the coding sequence ATGGTAAACTTTTTCAAAACCGAAAAATTTAAAATTTTCCTCGGCCGCTTCTATATTTTCCTTATTCTTGCCATCATGTACACGCCGGTTTTTGTCCTAATTGCCTTCAGCTTTACCAATTCAAGCAACGTGGGAGTTTGGAATGGGTTTACCTTTGAATTATATGGAAAACTATTTCGCAATCGCACGATAATGAATGCCGTGGGCAATACCTTGCTTTTGGGGGTATCAACCGGAATTGTCGCAACAATTCTCGGCACACTGGGAGCGATCGGCACCTATTATAGTAAAAGTCGGGTCCGGAAATTTGTGGAGGGGATGACGCAGATTCCGGTTATCAATGCGGAAATTGTCATGGCCTTATCGCTGGTAATTCTAATCATCGTCTTAATCGGAAATGCCTTTAACTTCCTGACACTTCTTCTTGGCCATGTCGTATTAACGGTCGCCTTTGTCTATCTAGCGGTGCGGCCTCGGTTGGTGAAGATGGATCCGAGCATTTATGAGGCGGCGCTGGATCTGGGCGCCACGCCGACCTATGCGTTATTTCACATCATCATTCCGGAAATTTTCCCCGGGATCGTTTCGGGATTTATGCTTGCCTTTACTCTTTCTCTAGATGACTACATCGTTACGGCATTTTTACGAAACAACAGTTTTGATACCCTATCGACCTATGTCGAAGGAGTTATCGCCAAAGCCAACATTCCTCCAGAATTAAGAGCGCTAACGACTCTGATATTCATATTTGCCTTGTTGATTCTATCCTTGAATAACCTGCGGGCGAGCAGAGAAGCAAAAACCGCCCAATTCCGGCATAAAGGAGGCCGAATCCATGATTAA